Proteins found in one bacterium genomic segment:
- a CDS encoding asparagine synthase C-terminal domain-containing protein, producing the protein MATRLLALPDTFPVRTAMIGAVRVAVIGHLHEHDARAAETITAACTSNGVLRDDGAIAEALRSLRGNFAFVMTDCENRVLAAVDKIKSYPVFVMREGTSCTIGCDARAFHSTGAPSHDAVREFAMTGYVTMGETLVPELRQLRGGEALIAESGGATRIVDYYQFAGTPRHDASFEDAVAECAAVTRGIFERLAQRLAGRTALIPLSGGYDSRLVLTMLRHVGYDRIQTFSYGVPGNCEAAAARVIAERVGVPWTFVPYTRTFGRALYHTSEREQYFAFAHERSAIPMMTDFYAFCDDARRAQLPKNAVVINGQTGDCISGGHIPAACMAPTVTRRAFLDAILAKHYSLWSNLRTPANDVRMEQRIIAALGGALPDAMEPSIAVQRYQEWEWRARQCEHVVRGQRVYDFFGLAWELPLWDDAYLDFWVSVPAPLQYRQLLYGAMLRAYDPYGVFQAPLRRFTPPWPAAAASVCFAAFGAQADTMRRKYLQYWQKYAYFYAIYPYREYRRFATDHRNPSSCLAQTVLAEYYGVQPETLLI; encoded by the coding sequence ATGGCCACACGCCTCCTTGCATTGCCGGATACATTTCCGGTCCGCACCGCGATGATTGGCGCGGTGCGTGTTGCGGTGATTGGTCATCTGCACGAGCATGATGCGCGCGCAGCGGAAACGATTACCGCAGCATGCACCAGCAACGGCGTGCTCCGCGATGACGGCGCAATCGCGGAGGCACTGCGGTCTCTCCGTGGGAATTTTGCCTTCGTGATGACTGATTGCGAGAACCGCGTGCTCGCGGCGGTGGATAAAATCAAAAGCTACCCCGTGTTCGTGATGCGGGAAGGTACATCGTGCACCATCGGATGCGATGCGCGTGCGTTTCACAGCACGGGAGCGCCGTCGCACGATGCGGTGCGCGAGTTTGCGATGACAGGATATGTGACCATGGGAGAAACGCTCGTCCCGGAGCTGCGGCAACTTCGGGGTGGCGAAGCACTCATCGCGGAATCCGGTGGTGCGACACGGATTGTGGACTACTATCAGTTCGCGGGCACGCCACGGCATGATGCATCATTCGAGGATGCCGTGGCAGAGTGCGCTGCGGTGACACGAGGCATCTTCGAGCGTCTTGCGCAGCGCCTCGCGGGCCGCACGGCGCTCATCCCGTTGAGTGGCGGGTATGATTCACGGCTCGTTCTTACGATGCTTCGCCATGTCGGCTATGATCGAATCCAGACGTTCTCGTACGGTGTGCCCGGCAACTGCGAGGCGGCCGCGGCACGCGTCATCGCGGAGCGCGTTGGTGTGCCTTGGACGTTCGTTCCGTACACGCGGACATTTGGGCGGGCTCTGTATCATACATCCGAACGCGAGCAGTACTTTGCATTCGCGCACGAGCGATCGGCGATTCCCATGATGACCGATTTCTACGCGTTCTGCGATGACGCGCGGCGCGCGCAGTTGCCGAAGAACGCGGTGGTGATCAACGGACAGACCGGCGATTGTATCAGCGGCGGACACATCCCTGCAGCATGCATGGCACCAACGGTGACTCGTCGTGCATTCCTCGACGCAATTCTTGCGAAGCATTACTCGCTCTGGTCGAATCTCCGGACGCCTGCGAACGATGTGCGTATGGAACAGCGCATCATCGCCGCGCTCGGCGGTGCGTTGCCGGACGCGATGGAGCCGAGCATCGCGGTGCAGCGCTATCAGGAGTGGGAGTGGCGCGCGCGCCAGTGCGAGCACGTGGTGCGTGGCCAACGCGTCTACGATTTTTTTGGTCTTGCATGGGAGTTGCCGCTCTGGGATGATGCGTATCTCGATTTTTGGGTGTCCGTACCGGCACCACTACAGTACCGTCAGTTGCTGTACGGTGCAATGCTTCGCGCGTATGATCCATACGGAGTGTTCCAGGCCCCGCTCCGTCGTTTCACGCCTCCGTGGCCTGCTGCGGCAGCGAGTGTGTGCTTCGCGGCATTTGGAGCGCAGGCGGACACGATGCGGCGGAAGTACCTCCAATACTGGCAGAAGTACGCGTATTTTTACGCCATCTATCCGTACCGCGAGTACCGGCGTTTTGCGACGGATCATCGCAATCCCAGCTCGTGCCTCGCGCAGACGGTCCTCGCGGAGTACTATGGCGTGCAACCCGAAACGCTCCTCATATGA
- a CDS encoding glycosyltransferase family 39 protein: protein MIVLVSVVMLAYAVGSVHIMRNFSDIGSAHDGQYTNVSAHLVREGVYSLGARDAAGQLLPTATVPPLYTFLYAASYKMFGIGALANEPMRILQMLAAIGTLLVSWCIGRMFSARAGNIAATFAALDGTAFYFAQDYDIPDTLLGFFLALWLLFLVRFFREHASVRNIAMSTVFLGLAMWTKITPFLLWVPVAAMLAIFLWKSPQVSRRHAVQVAAVFATIIAVFFGGWTMRNVIVVGATSFASGATSLRWNAAHLVAYQQGISQPEARMQLAEQYFPPALVARGEGAVEREGGRAMARIILGSPVDFGIVTLRAMPGFFFGTFPSYLFAGAETARALEVRAAETHGMRALLPELWGDGRYGYVLAYVFAKAHLLFLYGVGLVGAGVLLRRPRDRWVLALCVLTVAYVVAVSGAAAQARYRTTILTIAYVLAGIGLSAAYTWMHTRMRQRAAA from the coding sequence ATGATTGTGCTCGTGAGCGTCGTCATGCTCGCGTACGCGGTGGGTTCCGTGCATATCATGCGGAACTTTTCGGATATCGGCAGCGCGCACGATGGGCAGTACACGAACGTATCGGCGCACCTCGTGCGCGAAGGCGTGTACTCGCTCGGCGCGCGCGATGCGGCGGGACAGCTCCTGCCGACGGCAACCGTACCACCCCTCTACACGTTCCTCTATGCAGCAAGCTATAAGATGTTCGGCATTGGCGCGCTTGCCAATGAACCAATGCGCATCCTCCAGATGCTCGCAGCCATTGGGACGCTCCTCGTGAGTTGGTGCATTGGCCGGATGTTCAGCGCGCGTGCCGGGAATATCGCCGCGACGTTCGCTGCGCTCGATGGTACGGCGTTCTACTTTGCGCAGGATTACGACATTCCCGACACACTGCTCGGGTTTTTCCTTGCGTTGTGGCTGCTCTTCCTCGTGCGATTTTTTCGTGAGCATGCATCGGTGCGGAACATTGCCATGAGCACGGTATTCCTCGGGCTCGCGATGTGGACGAAGATCACGCCGTTTCTTTTGTGGGTCCCCGTTGCAGCGATGCTTGCCATCTTTCTCTGGAAGTCGCCACAGGTGTCGCGGCGACACGCGGTGCAGGTGGCTGCAGTATTTGCAACAATCATCGCGGTGTTCTTCGGCGGATGGACGATGCGGAATGTGATCGTTGTCGGCGCGACGTCATTTGCAAGCGGTGCCACATCGCTCCGATGGAATGCGGCGCACCTCGTCGCGTACCAGCAGGGGATTTCACAGCCGGAGGCGCGCATGCAGCTCGCAGAGCAGTACTTCCCGCCAGCACTCGTTGCGCGGGGGGAGGGCGCGGTGGAGCGCGAGGGCGGACGCGCAATGGCGCGCATCATCCTCGGGTCTCCCGTTGATTTTGGCATCGTGACACTTCGTGCAATGCCTGGTTTTTTCTTCGGGACGTTCCCGTCGTACTTGTTCGCGGGTGCGGAAACAGCGCGCGCGCTCGAAGTGCGTGCGGCGGAAACGCACGGCATGCGCGCGCTCCTCCCGGAGCTGTGGGGCGATGGTCGTTACGGCTACGTCCTCGCGTACGTTTTTGCGAAAGCGCATCTGCTCTTCCTCTACGGCGTAGGACTCGTCGGCGCAGGCGTGCTCCTCCGTCGACCGCGTGATCGCTGGGTGCTCGCATTGTGCGTACTGACTGTCGCATACGTTGTGGCGGTTTCTGGTGCGGCGGCGCAGGCACGATATCGAACAACGATCCTTACGATTGCGTATGTGCTTGCCGGTATCGGGTTGTCAGCAGCATACACGTGGATGCACACGCGCATGCGACAGCGCGCAGCGGCATAA
- a CDS encoding NAD-dependent epimerase/dehydratase family protein encodes MDHSSFWFGKRVLVTGGDGFVASHLISALQRLGAVVVITVRHQRPVRTLDLVRTTADIQLLPPDIEQCDLLDFDVLRRVCDRHQVDTVFHLAASAIVSDAANSPVSTIENNVMGTLNVLDVARINKIPRVLVVSSDKSYGDHAGDPREGLPYREDYALRGLDVYSASKVCADMLAQTYAYQFKVPVLVARACNIYGPGDLNFSRLIPKTIMCLLAGQPPIINLGNERVLREFMYVTDTVAAYLLLMERIADYYGPENAHMPVAGRETYGWAAFSVGNYLAEELRDFTRCGSIRSVVSIIDLLRRRVRDIAPVTRAKPANFIEIPDQFLDSKKIRALGFHPRVSFEEGIERSIAWYRSNEAYLRPFAFRYMAGKDLATAPVQATITAR; translated from the coding sequence ATGGATCACTCCTCATTCTGGTTTGGGAAGCGCGTCCTCGTCACCGGTGGTGATGGGTTCGTCGCGTCGCATCTCATCTCAGCGCTCCAGCGCCTCGGCGCGGTTGTCGTTATCACGGTGCGGCACCAGCGGCCCGTGCGCACGCTCGACCTCGTTCGCACCACTGCGGACATACAGCTCCTACCTCCGGACATCGAGCAGTGCGACCTGCTGGATTTTGATGTGCTTCGGCGCGTCTGCGATCGTCACCAGGTTGATACGGTCTTCCATCTCGCGGCATCCGCAATTGTCAGTGACGCGGCCAATTCTCCGGTTTCGACGATCGAAAATAATGTCATGGGGACGTTGAACGTTCTGGACGTTGCGCGCATCAACAAGATTCCACGCGTCCTGGTGGTGTCCTCCGATAAGTCCTACGGCGACCATGCGGGCGATCCGCGCGAGGGATTGCCATACCGTGAGGATTACGCGCTCCGGGGGCTTGATGTGTACTCTGCGTCAAAGGTATGCGCGGACATGCTCGCGCAGACATACGCGTACCAGTTTAAGGTGCCAGTGCTCGTGGCGCGTGCGTGTAACATCTACGGGCCCGGTGATCTCAATTTCTCGCGGCTGATTCCAAAGACCATCATGTGTCTCCTCGCCGGGCAGCCGCCGATTATCAATCTCGGGAATGAACGCGTGCTTCGCGAGTTCATGTACGTCACGGATACGGTCGCTGCGTACCTTCTTCTCATGGAACGTATTGCGGATTACTACGGGCCAGAGAATGCACATATGCCGGTTGCGGGGCGCGAGACGTACGGGTGGGCGGCCTTCAGCGTTGGGAACTACCTCGCAGAGGAGCTGCGCGACTTCACGCGGTGCGGGAGCATTCGGAGTGTTGTGTCCATCATTGATCTCCTCCGTCGACGCGTCCGCGACATTGCGCCGGTGACGCGTGCGAAGCCCGCCAACTTCATTGAGATTCCCGATCAGTTCCTCGATTCCAAAAAAATTCGTGCGCTCGGATTCCATCCGCGCGTCTCGTTTGAAGAAGGGATTGAGCGCTCGATTGCGTGGTATCGGAGCAACGAGGCGTACCTTCGGCCGTTTGCATTCCGCTACATGGCCGGCAAAGACCTTGCGACGGCCCCGGTACAGGCGACGATCACCGCTCGTTGA
- a CDS encoding glycosyltransferase family 2 protein → MATLSVIIPVYNEAKTIRSIVDLVRSVDLGDVQKEIIAVDDCSTDGTREALHALAADGVRVLLHERNRGKGAALRTGFAAATGDYLVVQDADLEYDPHDYPLLLAPLLAGTADVVYGSRYLGNRPRPVTRFWHSLANRIITLCANMTTNLALTDVATCYKAFTKEAMARILPRLTAERFDIEVDITARVAKERLRLYEVGVVYVGRSYADGKKIGVRDGIAFLWAMVKYNWLRS, encoded by the coding sequence ATGGCGACACTTTCCGTGATTATCCCGGTCTACAACGAGGCGAAGACGATCCGCTCCATTGTGGATCTCGTGCGATCCGTGGATCTAGGCGACGTGCAGAAAGAGATTATCGCGGTGGATGATTGTTCCACCGATGGAACGCGGGAGGCCCTCCACGCGCTCGCGGCGGATGGCGTCCGTGTCCTCCTCCACGAGCGCAACCGCGGAAAGGGTGCTGCGCTCCGGACGGGGTTTGCGGCAGCGACGGGCGACTACCTCGTCGTGCAGGACGCGGATCTCGAGTACGATCCGCACGACTACCCACTCCTCCTCGCGCCGCTTCTCGCCGGTACCGCGGATGTCGTGTACGGTTCGCGGTACCTCGGGAATCGTCCGCGTCCGGTGACGCGGTTTTGGCACTCGCTCGCAAACCGTATCATCACGCTCTGCGCGAACATGACGACGAACCTCGCACTCACGGACGTTGCGACGTGCTACAAGGCATTCACGAAGGAGGCGATGGCGCGCATCCTCCCGCGCCTCACCGCGGAGCGGTTCGATATCGAGGTGGACATCACGGCGCGCGTCGCGAAGGAGCGGCTGCGGCTCTACGAGGTGGGGGTTGTGTACGTCGGGCGGAGCTATGCGGATGGGAAGAAGATCGGCGTGCGCGATGGGATTGCATTTCTCTGGGCGATGGTGAAGTACAATTGGCTGCGATCGTAA
- a CDS encoding PIG-L deacetylase family protein translates to MIMQLCRGVIRRCGARVAFRRMVRVWMRIRDLDTLARVLATQRFSEQRAPVVHVGPDANRILVLAPHPDDESIGCGGALLLARRRNAVVHIVHVTCGEADPESVEARMRAEEAQGVVAVLGATCVAWEYPTRAIPPAAAERIREAIVSFRPDVVFLPFFVDDHPDHRRVAELFALAYADTSPLTTEVWAYQVYSAVLPNVIVDITEVMDAKEQLVRRFTSQQETRDWAHYVRGMNAWNSRFLRTRDPRYAEQYCVMPATEYVQLCGEYFPRVAAR, encoded by the coding sequence ATGATCATGCAATTATGCCGCGGTGTGATCCGTCGTTGTGGTGCGCGCGTCGCTTTCCGTCGCATGGTGCGCGTGTGGATGCGCATCCGCGACCTCGATACGCTCGCGCGCGTCCTCGCGACGCAGCGGTTCTCAGAGCAGCGTGCGCCAGTTGTCCATGTTGGCCCGGATGCCAACCGCATCCTCGTGCTTGCGCCGCATCCCGACGATGAATCCATTGGGTGTGGTGGCGCATTGCTCCTTGCACGCCGCCGCAACGCGGTCGTGCACATCGTTCATGTGACGTGCGGCGAGGCGGATCCCGAGAGCGTGGAAGCACGCATGCGCGCGGAGGAGGCACAGGGGGTCGTCGCGGTACTCGGTGCCACGTGTGTAGCGTGGGAGTACCCGACGCGCGCGATTCCTCCGGCGGCAGCCGAACGCATCCGCGAGGCGATTGTTTCCTTCCGTCCCGATGTCGTGTTCCTGCCGTTTTTTGTTGACGATCATCCGGACCATCGTCGTGTCGCGGAGCTCTTTGCACTCGCATACGCCGATACGTCGCCGCTCACCACGGAGGTGTGGGCGTACCAGGTCTACTCGGCGGTACTCCCGAATGTCATCGTAGATATCACGGAGGTCATGGATGCCAAGGAGCAGCTCGTGCGCCGTTTTACGAGCCAGCAGGAAACGCGTGATTGGGCGCACTACGTCCGCGGAATGAACGCGTGGAATAGCCGATTTCTCCGCACGCGGGACCCGCGGTACGCCGAGCAGTACTGCGTCATGCCGGCCACCGAATACGTGCAACTCTGCGGGGAGTATTTCCCCCGGGTTGCGGCGCGGTAG
- a CDS encoding GNAT family N-acetyltransferase: MTSWTIRLASHEDAAAWDAFADVAASVPVMARFAWGRAITATYGVPILRLLAADARGRIVGICPVCIAKNGCAYSLRYGLAAQDDTVAAALLNAVRAECVARGVTAALVTSGTRTYAVPYPTRAKETVVIPIVATEEETWTSLRNKTRNMIRRAQREGCTVREDRDACDAFYVLLARRMLAKGVPVHARRFFATLLRELGDAGALLIAEQDGRMVGGMLLCLGPRCAVYPYQATARGAERSAATQLLIWEAMRRCVARGIPLLDMGESSVGSSVHASKLHFGGKSHTIAYYDVLEGAPSRTLDGRVRAAVLRAAAVGMRVLPTPLGVRLGSFVKRAGRLV, encoded by the coding sequence ATGACATCCTGGACGATACGCCTTGCGTCGCACGAAGACGCAGCGGCGTGGGATGCGTTTGCAGATGTAGCGGCCTCGGTGCCGGTGATGGCGCGTTTCGCGTGGGGGCGCGCGATTACCGCTACGTACGGCGTGCCGATCCTCCGATTGCTCGCCGCAGATGCACGCGGGCGTATCGTCGGCATCTGTCCCGTATGCATCGCAAAAAACGGGTGCGCGTATTCGTTGCGGTACGGACTGGCAGCGCAGGACGATACAGTCGCTGCGGCACTCCTTAATGCCGTGCGAGCGGAGTGCGTCGCGCGCGGCGTCACTGCGGCACTCGTCACATCAGGAACACGCACATACGCGGTGCCGTATCCAACGCGTGCAAAGGAAACGGTCGTGATCCCCATCGTCGCAACGGAAGAGGAGACATGGACGTCGCTGCGCAACAAAACGCGGAATATGATTCGTCGGGCGCAGCGCGAGGGGTGTACCGTACGAGAAGACCGTGATGCGTGCGATGCGTTTTATGTACTCCTCGCGCGGCGGATGCTGGCGAAGGGGGTGCCCGTGCACGCGAGGCGCTTCTTTGCCACGCTCCTCCGGGAACTCGGGGATGCCGGTGCGTTGCTCATCGCGGAGCAGGATGGACGCATGGTGGGCGGCATGCTGCTGTGTCTCGGGCCGCGGTGCGCCGTCTATCCGTACCAGGCGACGGCACGCGGCGCGGAGCGCAGCGCTGCGACGCAGCTCCTCATCTGGGAGGCGATGCGGCGGTGCGTTGCGCGCGGCATTCCGCTCCTGGATATGGGCGAGTCCTCCGTCGGGAGCAGCGTCCACGCATCGAAGCTGCACTTCGGCGGGAAGTCGCACACCATTGCGTACTACGATGTGCTCGAAGGGGCACCGTCGCGCACGTTGGACGGTCGCGTACGCGCTGCGGTACTGCGCGCGGCTGCGGTGGGTATGCGTGTGCTTCCGACACCCCTCGGCGTGCGTCTCGGTTCGTTCGTGAAGCGCGCCGGACGCCTCGTATGA
- a CDS encoding ABC transporter ATP-binding protein, producing the protein MTPSVASPRALVAHFRTFARLARAQFLLLPPLMLVAGLFEGIGIVLFLPVLERLAAGTGASTPPLFGMALTALHLTTLPALLGAIAALFLAKFAVTLFQQLLIQRITRDLYRSLARRLIHGWTTSEYREFYLQATTGTLTNVLTRELWTFLGAFSYFCQLLVQAAYIGIYLGGSLLLDPRITSVAVAFGGVAILGLRRWMGVAGAHSLRFTAANVQFQDRLIEFLQHFKYLKATARFPTVERRLHETIEEMTAHQYRMGVIGAAMAAVPEPVAMLLLIAFLYGSVIVLGNAFAATAVLALLLYRMLMRILVLQTSWQKFVGCSGSLHAVSAAVVAAEAHPETRGTTAGATLTHAIVFDGVHFSYPAPSGGAVARAVLADVSLRIPARTTVAIVGPSGGGKSTIVDLLTGVLRPTAGRITVDGHDVCSMHRDALRATIGYVAQEIPMFNDTIAHNVDWWSHANDSEVRRRCAEASCDFIAQLPEQFATCVGERGIALSMGQRQRIAIARELFRDPELLIFDEATSALDSASEEVIRQHIERLAGKRTIVLVAHRLSTIRHADYLYVIDGGRVAEEGTYDALIANPASAFARMCALQTLST; encoded by the coding sequence ATGACCCCATCGGTGGCCTCCCCGCGCGCACTCGTCGCGCACTTCCGTACGTTCGCGCGTCTCGCGCGGGCGCAGTTTCTGCTTCTGCCGCCACTCATGCTCGTTGCCGGGCTGTTCGAGGGCATCGGCATCGTGCTGTTCCTCCCCGTGCTTGAGCGTCTCGCGGCGGGCACCGGCGCGAGTACGCCTCCGCTCTTCGGCATGGCACTCACCGCACTGCACCTCACGACGCTCCCCGCGCTCCTCGGTGCAATCGCCGCGCTCTTCCTCGCTAAATTCGCCGTGACGCTTTTTCAGCAACTCCTGATCCAGCGTATCACGCGCGATCTCTACCGATCGCTCGCACGCCGCCTCATTCATGGCTGGACCACATCGGAGTATCGTGAGTTCTATCTCCAGGCAACGACTGGTACGCTGACGAACGTGCTCACGCGGGAGCTATGGACATTCCTCGGTGCATTTTCATATTTTTGCCAGCTCCTCGTGCAAGCGGCGTACATCGGCATCTATCTCGGCGGGTCGCTCCTCCTCGATCCCCGCATCACCAGCGTTGCGGTGGCGTTCGGCGGTGTTGCGATCCTCGGGCTGCGGCGTTGGATGGGCGTTGCGGGCGCACATTCGCTGCGATTCACTGCGGCGAACGTGCAGTTTCAGGATCGGCTCATTGAATTTTTGCAGCATTTCAAGTACCTCAAGGCGACTGCACGGTTCCCCACCGTGGAACGCCGCCTCCACGAAACGATCGAGGAGATGACCGCGCACCAGTACCGTATGGGCGTCATTGGTGCTGCGATGGCCGCCGTGCCGGAGCCCGTCGCAATGCTGCTGCTCATCGCATTCCTCTACGGGAGCGTCATCGTCCTCGGGAACGCCTTCGCGGCGACCGCGGTGCTTGCGCTGTTGCTCTACCGGATGCTCATGCGCATCCTTGTACTCCAGACGAGTTGGCAGAAGTTTGTCGGGTGCAGCGGATCGCTCCACGCGGTTTCGGCTGCGGTGGTTGCTGCCGAGGCGCACCCGGAGACGCGCGGCACGACGGCAGGCGCAACGCTCACACACGCCATCGTGTTTGATGGCGTACATTTTTCCTACCCCGCGCCTTCCGGCGGTGCCGTCGCGCGGGCGGTGCTCGCCGATGTTTCCCTGCGCATTCCCGCGCGGACCACCGTTGCGATTGTTGGTCCGAGCGGCGGCGGGAAATCCACCATTGTGGATCTCCTCACTGGCGTCCTCCGGCCTACTGCGGGGCGTATTACGGTGGACGGGCACGATGTCTGTTCGATGCATCGTGATGCACTCCGCGCGACCATTGGGTACGTCGCGCAGGAGATCCCCATGTTCAACGATACGATCGCACACAACGTGGACTGGTGGTCGCACGCGAACGATAGCGAGGTGCGGCGGCGGTGCGCGGAGGCATCGTGCGATTTCATCGCGCAGCTGCCGGAGCAGTTTGCGACGTGCGTCGGCGAGCGCGGCATTGCCCTCTCGATGGGCCAGCGACAGCGCATCGCGATTGCGCGAGAGTTGTTCCGTGATCCGGAGCTGCTCATTTTTGACGAAGCGACGAGCGCGCTCGATTCGGCATCCGAGGAGGTCATCCGTCAGCACATCGAGCGCCTTGCGGGGAAGCGAACGATTGTGCTCGTCGCTCATCGCCTCTCGACAATCCGTCATGCGGATTATCTCTATGTCATTGATGGCGGCCGCGTTGCGGAAGAGGGAACCTATGATGCGCTCATCGCGAATCCCGCGAGCGCATTCGCAAGAATGTGCGCACTCCAAACGCTGTCCACCTAA
- a CDS encoding acyl carrier protein translates to MQEQELKQLFASVLGVDVADIGTATAMETVAVWDSLRHLSLVTTIEQRYGVVFTDAEIIAMVSYPIVWATLAQRAATSASE, encoded by the coding sequence ATGCAGGAACAAGAACTTAAACAGCTTTTCGCATCGGTGCTCGGGGTTGACGTGGCGGATATCGGTACGGCGACCGCGATGGAAACGGTTGCGGTATGGGATTCGTTGCGTCACTTATCGCTCGTCACCACTATTGAGCAGCGGTATGGAGTCGTATTCACGGATGCCGAGATCATCGCGATGGTGTCGTACCCGATAGTATGGGCGACGCTTGCGCAGCGTGCGGCGACATCGGCGAGCGAGTGA
- a CDS encoding HAD-IIIC family phosphatase, giving the protein MHEDTPFDALVPLDALMDRNRSLGRLITDASAYDITVLSNIITAPLFDIIEYHLRSVGVPARCRAGGLDAFVQESAHIGDVPCVILWWELARLTSGFHYRIAMMSDDAVEALAVHTEQTLHTVLSSLARVPLVIVHEFTATAFSLAVVGDRRLEELAARLNRHLAAVALPNVVTVSVDNIFSEIGTATALDRRFYASALAPYTPTFAHAYAARLVPMIRAMRGDVKKVIVFDCDGTLWGGAVGEDGVDGITLDPATAHGAMYTEVQYLARALERRGVLIALASKNNPEDVDAVLRAHPHMVLRDEHIAAKLVNWEDKVTNLRAIASTLHVGLESVVFIDDSSVEIAHVRAVCPEVTAVQVPLALHEYPQRMRAVARLFDRRLVTIEDTQKTEQYRVEEQRNVAQQSFVSTEQFLQSLDLRIVVRVDDARLIPRMVQLTQKTNQFNCTTKRYTEGEITSFVANPAYRCFTFDAADRFGEYGVTGCCIVRIDRDVADFDTFLMSCRVIGRSLEYAFARCIVDVLRAEGVRLVRSSYVSSAKNAPAADFYDRLGFMRVDVYDGARRYALDCTSDTINSVPYVTVHYAGTRT; this is encoded by the coding sequence ATGCATGAAGACACGCCATTTGATGCCCTCGTTCCGTTGGATGCGCTCATGGATCGTAACCGATCGCTCGGGCGTTTGATTACGGATGCAAGCGCGTATGACATTACTGTTTTGAGCAATATTATCACTGCTCCGCTTTTTGATATTATCGAGTATCATTTACGCTCTGTTGGCGTGCCTGCGCGATGTCGGGCTGGCGGTCTCGATGCGTTCGTGCAGGAGAGTGCGCACATTGGTGATGTGCCGTGCGTCATCCTTTGGTGGGAGCTCGCTCGGCTCACGAGCGGTTTTCACTATCGTATTGCAATGATGTCCGATGACGCGGTTGAGGCGTTGGCAGTGCATACGGAGCAGACGCTTCATACGGTGCTTTCGTCACTTGCCCGCGTGCCGCTCGTGATCGTACATGAGTTTACCGCAACAGCTTTTTCGCTCGCGGTAGTAGGTGATCGGCGCCTGGAGGAACTTGCTGCGCGTCTCAATCGGCACCTTGCTGCCGTAGCGTTGCCCAATGTCGTCACGGTGTCCGTGGATAATATTTTTTCCGAGATTGGGACCGCGACCGCCCTCGACCGACGATTCTACGCTTCCGCATTGGCACCGTATACACCGACATTCGCTCATGCGTATGCAGCGCGTCTCGTGCCAATGATTCGGGCCATGCGTGGCGATGTGAAGAAGGTCATCGTTTTTGATTGTGACGGTACGTTATGGGGTGGTGCGGTGGGGGAGGACGGTGTGGATGGTATTACGCTTGATCCTGCGACTGCACACGGTGCGATGTATACAGAGGTACAGTACCTCGCACGCGCACTTGAGCGCCGTGGAGTACTCATCGCACTTGCGAGCAAGAACAATCCTGAAGATGTCGATGCGGTGCTTCGGGCACACCCGCACATGGTGCTGCGGGATGAACATATTGCCGCGAAGCTGGTGAACTGGGAGGATAAAGTGACGAACCTTCGCGCGATTGCCTCGACGCTCCATGTGGGGTTAGAGAGCGTTGTATTTATTGACGATTCGAGTGTGGAGATTGCACATGTGCGTGCGGTGTGCCCGGAAGTGACGGCGGTGCAGGTGCCTCTTGCGCTGCACGAGTATCCACAACGCATGCGTGCAGTTGCGCGGTTGTTCGATCGTCGCTTGGTGACGATAGAGGATACGCAGAAAACGGAGCAGTATCGTGTAGAGGAGCAGCGCAATGTCGCACAGCAGTCCTTTGTCAGCACGGAGCAATTTCTGCAATCGCTTGATCTCCGCATCGTTGTGCGTGTAGATGACGCGCGGCTGATTCCACGCATGGTGCAGCTTACTCAGAAAACGAACCAATTCAATTGCACGACGAAGCGCTACACGGAAGGCGAGATAACGTCGTTTGTTGCCAATCCCGCGTATCGGTGCTTTACGTTCGACGCGGCAGATCGGTTCGGCGAGTATGGAGTGACGGGATGCTGTATTGTACGGATTGACCGTGACGTTGCCGACTTCGACACATTCCTCATGAGCTGTCGCGTGATCGGTCGCTCATTGGAATATGCGTTCGCGCGGTGTATCGTTGATGTGCTTCGCGCGGAAGGGGTGCGACTGGTGCGATCTTCATACGTCTCCTCCGCGAAGAACGCGCCTGCCGCCGATTTTTACGACCGTCTCGGGTTCATGCGGGTGGATGTGTACGACGGTGCCCGTCGGTACGCATTGGATTGCACGTCAGATACCATCAATTCGGTCCCGTACGTCACCGTACACTATGCAGGAACAAGAACTTAA